The Haloarcula sp. CBA1127 genomic interval CGAATATCTGCTCGAAGTGGTCGTCCCAGTCCGTCGGCAGGACCAGCGAGTGGTGGGCCAGCGGGTCCACGTCGCCCTCGACGCCGAGATACAGCATGAACGCTGACGGCGCGTACGTCTGGTCGTCCCAGTGGTCCGGGTCGTGGTCGCGGGCAGCGGGGTCAAGCAGATTCTGTTCGGTGTAGGCGGGGTTGGCGTTGCTGACCACGACGTCGGAGGCGACGACGCCGTCCTCGGTGGTCAGTTCGAACGCCCCCGCCTCGCCGGCGATGTGCTGGACCTCGGTCCCGGTCTGAATGTCGACGCCGAGCTCCCGAGCCAGCGACCCGAGGCCGTCGACGACGCCGGCGATGCCGCCTTCGGGGTAGAACACGTTCATGTTCAGGTCGACGTGGCTCATGATGCTGTACAGCGCGGGAGTGTTGTGTGGCGCGCCGCCCAGAAACACCAGCGTGTATTCGAGTAACTGCCGGAGCTTCGGGTGGTTGATGTAGCGGCTGACGTAGTCGTCCATCGAGCCGAACAGTCGGGCCCGCGGCGCAAGCGGGAGCAGGTCGGTGTCGACGTAGTCACGCAGCCGTTCGCGGCCCTCGTAGACGACCCGGTCCATCGCGAGGTCGTAGTTCTGCTCAGCCGTGTCGAGGTAGTCGACCAGCGCGTCGCCGGCCCCGTCCTCGTAGGATTCGAACACCTCGTACGCGTTCTCGCGGTTTGGCCGCATCGTCACACGGTCGCCGTCCTTCCAGAACACCCGGTACTGGGGGTCCAACCGTTCCAGTTCGTAGTAGTCTGCGGGCTCGCGGTCGAAGTGCCCGAAGAAGCGCTCGAACACGTCGGGCATCAGGTACCATGACGGACCGGTGTCGAACCGGAAGCCGTCGCGTTCAAGGACGCCCGCGTGGCCGCCGAGGCGGTCGTGGCGTTCGAGCAATTGCACGTCGGCCCCGGCGTCGGCCAGATAGCACGCAGCCGAGAGGCCGCCGAAGCCGCCGCCGATGACGGTCACCGTCCGGTCGCTTGGGAGGCCATCACGCATAGCAGCCGCTAGCGACTATGATTGAAAAAGGGTTCCTCGGATTCCCAGCGCTTCACAACGGATATCTCATCATTCAAAACAGCGGTCTGTTCCCAGTCTGCTGGAATCCATTGCATCGTTTATTGTGAGTATTTCCCTAGGCTCGCGATATGCCTACGACCGGCCTGGGGTCCGTCTGGCAGCGGCATCGGGACACCGACCGCCATCCGTCGCTCTTGCTTTCGCGGGCGAGCCTGCTAGTACTCGCTGTCACATTCGGTCTCCTCGGCGCTGCCGAAGTCAGAGTTCCGCTCCGGGCCCAGATGGTGGTGTACCTCGTCGGGATGGTTGCGCTCAATCTCCCCCACGGCGGGTACGAACACTTCGAGAATCTCCGCCGCCGTCGCCCCTCGTTCCGCTGGCGCTACGTCGCTGTGTATCTGACCGCTATCGGCGGGTTCGTCGGCCTGTTCCTCGCCGCGCCGGTCGCCGGCCTCGCGCTGGCGCTGACCGTCGCTATGGCGAAGGGTGGCCTCGGCGGCCTGCAGGTGCTGGAGGCCACGAGCGGCACTGCTCATTTGCAGACCCGGTTCCAGCGTGGTCT includes:
- a CDS encoding NAD(P)/FAD-dependent oxidoreductase; its protein translation is MRDGLPSDRTVTVIGGGFGGLSAACYLADAGADVQLLERHDRLGGHAGVLERDGFRFDTGPSWYLMPDVFERFFGHFDREPADYYELERLDPQYRVFWKDGDRVTMRPNRENAYEVFESYEDGAGDALVDYLDTAEQNYDLAMDRVVYEGRERLRDYVDTDLLPLAPRARLFGSMDDYVSRYINHPKLRQLLEYTLVFLGGAPHNTPALYSIMSHVDLNMNVFYPEGGIAGVVDGLGSLARELGVDIQTGTEVQHIAGEAGAFELTTEDGVVASDVVVSNANPAYTEQNLLDPAARDHDPDHWDDQTYAPSAFMLYLGVEGDVDPLAHHSLVLPTDWDDHFEQIFDRPAWPDDPAYYLSVTSKTDETVAPDGHHAVVVLVPIAPGLDDGPDIREEYREFVLDDLAEQTGVDLRDRIVVEETACVSEFAERYGDPQGTALGLAHTLFQTGPLRPGHRAGLDGLYYTGAYTTPGIGMPMCLISGEHTARDIIEDSPLETKQDRSASTAD